Below is a genomic region from Brassica oleracea var. oleracea cultivar TO1000 chromosome C9, BOL, whole genome shotgun sequence.
TTATGCTGAAAGGAGTAAGAATACAAATTATGATTCTTTCCCACTAAATCTCAACTCTAATTACTACTTAGCGCAATTCTTTTTTTTTTTTTTGTGTTCTTTTTCATGATTGTTTTCTAACTATTTCTTCTTATTTTACCCCGATTTGCTCCACACAAAAAAAACACCCGAGATATTTCAGAGATCTTTCTTTTTTGATCAATTTAAAGGTAAACCCCTTATCAATCCAAAGATTCTTTAGCACTCATGAGAAGTTGAGAACTATGTGAAGGGTCGGCGTTGAAAAACAAAATAAAAGGCGCCTCCAACAAAGCACCAACCAATGAAATTCAAGAAATGAAATATACGGTTTTTAAAAGAGATATTCGAACCCAAAAAGATGCCTTTTGCAATCGAGAAGAGGGGCTAAGTAAAGTAAGGTCCGTCCAACAAGGGTAAGCTTCAAGTAATACAACTAAAGACACTGACAACAATTATACATTAAAAAACGTTCTCTTTGTAAGAGTTCCTTTCTTACGTCAACAAAAGTGAGAGACTACACTCTTAACTTCATCCCTACTTCCAAGCATCTCAAGAGACGGCCCTTTACACAAAGGCATCGCTTTTCATGACCTTTAATGCCTTCTAGATAGATAGATAGATAGATGCTCACCGACCAATTCACCTGAAAAACGATCAGACAGACGTCACGGACCCTATAACCATTATCAACCAATACTATTCTATTATCCAAAAAGTCTCAATATTATAGATAGTCAATGAATTACAAAAGAACTTGCAAGGTATCAGCTAACATGGCACGGATTTTGGCTCTTAGCTCATCTGAAACTTTGAGTTGGTTAGTTTTGCATGCTATCTTCAGGATCAGACTTTGAAACACTCTCGTTTTCCACTGTTTTCTCATCTTTTCTTTGTACGTTTACTAGAACTGTGTCTATGACCATGCTCATCGTCTGACGAGTCCTCGTGCTTGCGTATACTGAATCTGGGTCGGTGGTGATGGTCATCATCTGATGAATCAATATATGCTTATCATGCTTCCTGGATCTGTGATGATGGCTACGTTTTTCCTTGGAATAATCCACATTTTTGCTGTGCTTAATAGATCTCCTTACGACCTAAGAATGGAAACATTCCGTTCTTCTGGATGAAGTCAACTATCTTATCAATCGCTCTTTTCATCTCAATAGGCGGCTTCACAAGTTGCAGTTCAAGCTTGGGTTGTGCCAGCATTGTGGAAGATTGCAATTTTTCAGAAGACAAAAGTTTTTCTGCTGCATTATCTACTGTATTGATCTGCTTCCTCAGGGTTTCTTTCTATACAATGTGTGTGATCGTTTGACGGAAGAAACTGCTTAGCGGCTACATCTCTCTCACTGCTGCAATCTTTGCAGCTTCTCTTGACCCTTCAGGTCCATTGGAATCATCATCTTCAGCAGACTCGTTTGGTTTACAGCCCCTTGCTGACTCTTCTTTTTAGTATCTTCATCTTATACAGTTCCAAACGTTGGGTTGACTCCTTGTTTGGCTCTCAACACAATCTCAGATTGCCCGCCATGTTTGCTTGCAAAACTCGAAGTTCTTGCCATGATTAATGTAGTTTCTCAGTTGGTGGCTGAAAAAGGAAAAATGTACAGGAAAAACAATTACTAATGTGAAATTCTCATGGTGCCCGGTTCTAAAAGTACGAACCTTTGGCAACACACATGTATTGACATACTGAAATCTCACATAAGTAAGGAGAACCACAAATTGCAAACACCAGAAGTCAGAACTGTACAGAAATGTATCATCGGATGTGCACTCATTTTTACGTTATTAGTAAGTCATGACTTTCTATCATCTTAATCCCACCTGTACTTCTGATCATGTTGTTGTGCAACTCAACTCGAACATGTTTTGGACATAATGCACACTTTTTGTGTTCTTATATCCTCCAACAAGATGTTGTTTCAGACGTGAAAGTCCACCACCAGTCACCTTGTAGCAAAAGATACACTTCCAATGGTTGATATCAACAATGGTTCCATACTTCCTTTCCGGATCCACTTGTGATCCTTCTCCTTGGGATCCTTTTCCTTGAGATGATCCTCCTTGGTCAGACATGATCACAACTGCCGTAAGAGAAGCTAATGATTTTAACTAAGGTTTGTAGGGTTATTATATAAGAGATTGTGGATACGGGAAATACAGGAAAAGAGTATATACAGTCACCTTGTTTACTTTTGCTGCCATGACAAGGGGCAGTACAGGTGGGATTGTGACAACTCCATCTCTTCTCCGAGCATCTGAAACTTAGACATGGTAGTCCTTAGAATAACATATGCACCTTTCAGATGTTTACATGGCCATGTCAGTTTTAAGTACCAAAGAAGCGACCAAAGCCCGCCTATTTCTAAAGGGAACGATCTGCCAAAACAGTAAGTTACCAAGTGTTGAAGTAAATAATCAGGCACGGGGAAAGGCGGGTTAAAGCCCGATTCTATATCATCAAAACCACAGGAGATTTCGTAAGAATAGGGCACAGCGGGAAAACCATCGGCATTTGTACTTGCTGAAAGCTCCATTGATATTTGGGGTGCAAGAGCGAAAATAATAAATACGATCAAATATCTGAACATACCAACTGGAGAGTGGAGAAGAACACAAGGATAACAAAAAGAACAATGGAAGAAAAAATCATTCCCTAAACCAGAGATTTTTTCTAGTTTCATGCTATTTCCGGTTCTAGCAAACATCAATGCAACAATTTTGATTGTGATAATCAGAAGAAGAAGAAGAACCAGAAAACATCAACGTGCAACCTAGGATTTAGTTAGGGAGACCAAGAAAGCATTGAAGACAAAGAAATTAATAAATCAATGTGCTTAGAATCAGGGATGGAACATATAAAGAAACCAATCAAGAAAGTAACACACACGTGTGCCAATTCAGCTTTGTATATACTCAAACAAACCAATTTCAATAAACAAATATTCATTGTTATCATCCTATAGTAGAACGTTATGCTCGATTCTATCTGCGAATCTAAGATCAACGGAGATTTCTACCAACTTCATCATCATCCTTACCTCTCTCTCTCTCTCTCTCTCTCTCTCATCATGCGCAAGAGATGGAGATACCGCCGGTAAATCAAATCAATATAACGCTCATGATAGAGGTCCAATTCCAAGTCAAGGAGGAGGAAGAGAAGAGAGGAGGTGACGAACATCGTACCGGTCAATAAACAGGCTGTTCCGTCGGGGAGTTGACAACGGTTGTCATCGAATCGTCGTCGAAAACGAGAGCGTGACAGGCCAACAATCTCCAGATCCATTGATGGTACATTTGGTGATGACGACTTCTAAAGAGACGTCTCTTCACTAAAATGACGTCGTTTCATGGACTTTCTTTTTTGATTGCCGTTTCGAGGATCAAATTCTGAAAGGAGCTAAGGGCGTGATTAACGGTCTCTTAGCCGGGGTTTCTTGACTCATTATTTCACACTTTTTTGTTTTTTTTTTACATTTTTCGGTTAAGAAACGACTCTTATATCTCTTATTTAAGAGACGGTTTTTAGATTTTCTTAGTTAAAATCTAAAAAAAGTTAAGAACCGTCTTTTACCCGAAGCTAAAAACTTCAGTTAAGAGACTGGGGTTAATGATATTAATCTGTATCTATTAATGTCAATTTACCTTTATACCCTTAATGAAACTAATTGACCAAAAAATAATTACAACCTAAAAAAAATTGTGGCCGTCTTCTTCTTTGTTCGTATGGCAACACAGCGTCTCCGGCGTCCAGTCTTGATGGCAATACATGACGCATCCGACATAAACTCGATCCCATGGCGTTTGCCTCGACGATGAAGCTCGTCAACCACCATCGTCGATTGAGACACCACAAGTTAGCTTCAGACCTCATTTGTCTTCTCCAACCTACGGATGAGCTCGTGATCCGATTGTGACAGCCACGAACCAAAATCTCTTATAGACCAAATGGTCAAAAAAAAATCTGCAACCAACTAAAAAAAATCTACATAGACCAATTAAAGTAAAATGAGAATTTTGGCATTAACGAATGGGCAACATAAACCATTGGATCATCTCATCTATGTTTTAATCTTGACGAGACGATTTCATACATCTCTCCTTCTCTCTCTTTCTATTTCATTCTCTTTATTTAATTTTAACCACTCACAGCAACACAATTTTCATTATACCATTCTCTCATTCGAGTGAGTACAACTAGTATAACTCGTACAACTAAACATATTAAAAATTGTATAACTAATATATAAATGTTATAGTAAATATTCTAATTGGTATATGATGACAAAATTTGATCTATTTTATTTGAGATTTTTCAATTTGTTTTTAAATTATTACATTACAATCTTAATTTTACATTATATACTTTATATTTTTAAGGTTTATTAATTATATTAGCCATATTATTACGATAAACAAACATCAAATATATTTTTATAAATCTATAATGTGAAAATATAAGTACAACCCCTATAGCTAGACATATAAACAATTGATATAATTTTTTTATGATATACTAGACGAGTATTACTGGTACAACTGATACAACTTTGACATTTCAGAAATTGACAAAACTAATTTGGTATTCTATATGAGAAAACAACCAAATATCCCAACTATTATGTACTCATAAAGTTTTTCTTAATTTAGTTTGAAGTTTTGGAAAAAAAACTTAAAAATTATTAAACATTCCCATAAGTTTAAATGATCTACCTTATACTTTTAAGGTTTGTTAGCTTGTTTATCCACATAACTTTTGAAAAACATACATGAAATGTATTTTAACAAAATTGATGATTTCATTTTATTAGGGCAAAGACATATACGCATAAAGAAATGGTACAACTAAGGTAGGTTTAAATTTTTATGTGGTTCAACTAGTTTCACTGCCAAAGTACAACTATGTACAAATCGGTACAACCCGAATACTAGTACAACTATGTTATTTCATTTTGTATTGTGCATCACGTATTAAACGTGTTTCATGTTTTAAACATTATGGTTGAATATTAAATCAAGTAGTTGTATTAGTTGCAATATTCCTAAATATTTGTATTTAAACTGATGATTCTAAAATATGTTAGACATAGATTGATACAATTCTAAAATATCATCATCATTCATTGCTTATTTATGAAAATATATTTTATTTAATCAAATATTCACGTATTTTGACATATGCATGCGAGGAAAGATTAGAGTACCATGTTTATTTGTTATACATAATTCTTTTTTCTGCATCATACGTTGAAAAACCCCCAACATATAACCATATTAGTTACAGAGTTATACTAGTTATACGTGTTTTTAGTTTTAATAACTATAAAGGTTATACTCATTCTAGTTGTATTATAGGGTATTACAAAACATATCTGAACCAACTATAATTTTTTTTGGCTTAGCATCTGCCTTTTTTTGGTTACGAGAGCAAAAAAGAATGAAAATGAATTTTTTTCCTAAATAGTACAACTAGTATAACTAGTAAAACAAACTTTTTATACAAATTAAATATTATAGAAAATAAACTACTAACATATTTTGACACATAGGCAAGAGGATTATACTAACATTTTTATTGGTTCTGCATCATCATCTTCAATAGCATTATCAATATACTGAAAACAAAAACCAAATATCATCATATTAATTGCAAAGTTGTACTAGTTATATGTGTTGTACTTGTACCAGTTATATTAGTTATAATAAATCTATTTGTACTAGTTATACTTGTTTTAGTTGTACTAGTTGTACTAGTAATACTATGCGTTCTTCTTTATCTTGAATCTAGTACGTAAAAGATGAAATTTGATTATGGGTAAGTTATAATTGATTAAATATGACTATGGGTTGATCGATTTGGGATAAGAAAGAGAAAATTGGCAGATAGTTGAAGAATTTTTTTGATTTTGTTTCAAAGAGTAAGAACTATTGATGGAGAAAAAAGGGGGAAGAAGAAAAAGAATTAGGTTAATTGGGTCGGGTTTCGGGTGGGTCGGATTCTGGGTTGGATAATAATGGCATGGGTTAGTAAATATGTTTAAGTCCTTAGGTTTTTAAAGTTATTTTACATAGATTTCTATTTAAATTTAAATGTAAAATGAAAAGGAAAAGGGATAGGTTTAACTGAGATTTTTTGGACCCCATGTGGTCTATACTAGCATTTGATCCGACAGCCACAACACATCTGAGCTCGTGATCCAGTGCTGTTCTAAGCTCCCTCCGTCGCGGCCACCGATATAGCAACGTCCTGCTCCCGATTGAGTCAAACCAGAGATCGATCTACGATCAATCCTCTCCGACCCAACTTCCTCAATATTTTGAAATGGTCCTTCATCTTTTCGCCTTTGGTCCTTTAGCTTTAGGTTGTTCTTAATTTGGTCTCTAAACTTTTGAATGTACAGATAAATCCTCTTGTATTAACTCCAAACTTTTAAATGTGCTATCCAACCCAATCAGTATGTAAATGTGTATAATATTTTTTTTTGTCAAAATGTATATAATATAAACATCTAAATTCATTCTAAGATGACTTAAAAATATTAATTAAAATCATGAGATAATTTTTTTTATAAACAACTGATATTACTAGTAGAACTAGTATAATTTTCCATTATATACTATATTGATATTACTGATACAAGTGATACAATTTTGTCATTTTAAAAATTGAAAAAATCAATTGCATATTCCATTATATACCAAAAAGTTTTCTCCTAATTTGTCAAGGTTTTCTAAATTTTTTTTTTCAATTATTACACCACCCTATAAATTTACATAATAAATCTTATACTTTAATGTTTCTCTTATTTGGTTAACCACATTATTTTGGAAAAACATACATCATATTTTTTACAAAAAAGAAAAATTTGAAAAGTATTTTTTACAAAATTGATGATTCCAAAAAATGTTAGACATAGATTGATACAACTCCTTAAGCTAAACATATAAAAAACTGGTACAACTAGTCAAACTATATATCAAACCTACATGTTATACTTGTATAACTGGTACAACTATGTCTTATTTACTATAAAAGTGATACTGGTATAACTGGTACAACTTCAGTTTCTGATATTTATATATTCCATTAGGTATTCCATATGAAAAAAACAATCAAGTGACCAAATTGGTAAGTGTTGAGATATGTTTCTTATTATTTTTCATGATTTTTTGTTTTGTTTTTTGCAATATTTACACCATCACATAAATTTGCATCATTTACCATATACTTTTAAGGTTTGTTAACTTGTTTGTCTACATAAGTTTTGGAAAACATACATGAAATGTATTTTCACGAAATTAATGATTTCATTGTAACCGGGCACATGCATGTAAACATAAATAAGTGGTACCAGTGAGGTAACAATATTTATTATGTGGTACAACTAATGTTTTTTGATTTCACTGCCAATGTACAACTATGTTGTTATTTTATTTAGTATTTTTTTAAAATATTCATCATGTTTTAAATTAATGTTAGTGTAATGAGTTTTTTTAAAAGTTTAATCTGATGCTAATAAAAGTTAAATCATGAAACTATTAAAGGAGTGGGTTATATAAAATAATACAACTGGTATAACTCATATAACTAAACATATAACTAAAATATAGCTCATATGCTAGACATGCAATACTGGTATAACTTCATATTATATACCTGACATGTAATACTGGTACTACTGGTTCAACTTTTTCATTATAGAAATTTAAAAATTCAATTTGATTTTCCATATGAAGAAAACAACAACCAATCAAATTGGTATGTGTATTTATAATGGTCTCTCCTAACTATTTTATTTTTTAATGTTTTATTGGCAATTACTATGTACTATTATTGTTGTAGTCCAAACATTGAATGTTTATGTATTCTTTTTCGACTTGTGATGGCTAATGCATCATCTTTCGTTTTCTCGGTGAAGGTATATTCTATTGATAACATCCATAGTAGGTTGGATGGCTCTTGGATAAATGCATGTAGAGAAGAGTGAAACTTGGAGATTTCTTATCCGAAGTAGCCATTCTCAATTGGATATATCAGTTGCTCTGGCGACTAAGATTTCATTAATGCTTGTCATTCCATCTAGATCCAAACGACATCTTAGGCATTGAGATCGATCGACAAAAAAGTGAAATAACACGAAAGTGGATTGATCCCATAGAAATAAAGTGTAATCTGGAATTGAATCCAAATTACTACACCAACCACTGTTAACTTGACA
It encodes:
- the LOC106313571 gene encoding uncharacterized protein LOC106313571; translated protein: MDLEIVGLSRSRFRRRFDDNRCQLPDGTACLLTGTMFVTSSLLFLLLDLELDLYHERYIDLIYRRYLHLLRMMRERERERESFRCSEKRWSCHNPTCTAPCHGSKSKQVVIMSDQGGSSQGKGSQGEGSQVDPERKYGTIVDINHWKCIFCYKVTGGGLSRLKQHLVGGYKNTKSVHYVQNMFELSCTTT